A genome region from Tenebrio molitor chromosome 4, icTenMoli1.1, whole genome shotgun sequence includes the following:
- the LOC138128609 gene encoding uncharacterized protein, producing the protein MKVLLVLAAVCLAVAFAEDKKKEEERPKTFKRLIPADVLRDFPGMCFASTRCATVEPGKTWELHPFCGRSTCVVSEDKPPRLLELVEDCGPLPLANPKCKLDEEKTNKTAPFPGCCPLFKCEEGAKLEYPEIPTVAPVPAEAGSTTPKA; encoded by the exons ATGAAAGTTTTGCTCGTGCTCGCCGCCGTCTGTCTGGCCGTCGCCTTCGCCGAGGACAAGAAGAAGGAGGAGGAGAGACCGAAGACGTTCAAGCGGCTCATCCCGGCCGACGTCCTCAGAG ACTTCCCCGGAATGTGCTTCGCCAGCACCAGGTGCGCCACCGTAGAGCCCGGCAAGACCTGGGAGTTGCACCCCTTCTGCGGCCGCTCCACTTGCGTCGTCTCCGAGGACAAACCCCCACGTCTCCTCGAGTTGGTCGAAGACTGCGGTCCCCTTCCTCTCGCCAACCCCAAGTGCAAACTCGACGAAG AAAAGACCAACAAAACTGCTCCCTTCCCCGGATGCTGTCCACTCTTCAAGTGCGAAGAGGGCGCCAAGTTGGAGTATCCTGAGATTCCGACTGTCGCCCCAGTCCCGGCAGAAGCTGGATCCACAACACCTAAAGCTTAG